One genomic segment of Helianthus annuus cultivar XRQ/B chromosome 14, HanXRQr2.0-SUNRISE, whole genome shotgun sequence includes these proteins:
- the LOC110908871 gene encoding DNA polymerase eta: protein MPVARPETSDSRIIAHVDMDCFYVQVEQRKQPHLRGQPTAVVQYNSWKGGGLIAVGYEARKDGVKRSMRGDEAKKVCPKIQLVQVPVARGKADLTIYRNAGSEVVSILARKGRCERASIDEVYLDLTDAAETMLKETPLENLENIDEEVLKSHVLGLSLNENDEKEIVREWLTRRDADHRDKLLACGAIIVAQLRMQVLRETEFTCSAGIAHNKMLAKLASGMNKPAQQTIVTSASVKGLLEPLPIKKMKQLGGKLGSSLQTDLGVNTVGDLLQFSEEKLQDIYGSNTGTWLWNIARGISGDEVEGRLLPKSHGSGKTFPGVQALKSLAAVEKWLKELCEELSERLQIDLETNKRVAHTLTLHANAYKSTDTDSHKKFPSKSCPLRYGAGKILEDSVNLFQAGLREFLGSYMSPVGGGWGITGLSVTASKIVAIPSGTSSITKYFHGQDRFHTSSEPSDEKFAPKDDNLSPSRTESHSASHLTECDGERTPMTHDTFTFDQHETACKDEATESCLTSQHHEPQPRVPNTNDGKRTYEQKRKATKEKGTSSILRFFQTNSCSSSSQETKCLSTGAQEALGMESEILTESQNKVRTNSWRYNVDEIDQSVVEELPPELQEELRTWLRPQKQAKPSTVKRGSSIAHYFSPNKNEHTNLKKS from the exons CTCAATGAGAGGCGATGAAGCAAAGAAAGTTTGTCCCAAAATTCAGTTGGTCCAAGTCCCAGTGGCCCGTGGTAAAGCTGACTTGACCATATATAGGAATGCCGGTTCAGAG GTTGTTTCTATTCTTGCAAGAAAGGGGCGATGCGAGCGGGCGTCGATTGATGAGGTGTACCTTGACCTTACTGATGCTGCTGAGACAATGTTGAAAGAAACACCGTTAGAAAACTTGGAAAATATTGACGAAGAAGTTCTTAAATCACATGTTTTGGGGCTTAGTTTG AATGAAAACGATGAGAAAGAAATTGTGAGGGAATGGCTGACGAGAAGAGATGCTGATCACCGTGATAAACTGTTAGCATGTGGAGCTATTATTGTTGCTCAACTCCGGATGCAAGTTTTACGGGAGACTGAGTTTACATGTTCTGCAGGCATTGCTCATAACaaa ATGCTGGCTAAACTAGCAAGTGGTATGAATAAACCAGCACAACAAACTATTGTTACTTCGGCATCAGTAAAAGGGCTTCTTGAACCTTTGCCTATAAAGAAAAT GAAACAGCTTGGCGGGAAGCTTGGAAGTTCCTTACAAACGGACCTCGGAGTGAATACCGTTGGAGATCTATTGCAGTTTTCTGAGGAAAAACTACAAGATATTTACGGTTCTAATACAGG tacGTGGCTATGGAATATTGCAAGAGGTATTAGTGGAGACGAAGTTGAGGGTCGTTTGCTTCCTAAAAGCCACGGGTCTGGGAAAACCTTTCCCGGAGTTCAAGCCCTAAAAAGTCTTGCTGCT GTTGAAAAATGGCTCAAAGAACTATGTGAAGAGTTAAGTGAACGATTACAGATCGATCTAGAAACAAATAAGCGAGTTGCACATACGCTTACTCTGCATGCTAATGCATACAAG TCCACAGATACCGATTCACACAAAAAGTTCCCTTCTAAGTCATGCCCTTTGAGATACGGAGCAGGGAAGATTCTAGAAGATTCCGTAAATCTTTTCCAAGCTGGCTTACGTGAATTCCTCGGGTCATACATGAGTCCTGTAGGTGGTGGTTGGGGAATTACTGGTCTTTCTGTTACAGCCAGTAAAATTGTTGCCATACCATCT GGAACTTCTTCAATTACAAAATACTTTCATGGTCAAGATCGGTTTCACACCTCATCTGAACCGTCTGATGAAAAATTTGCACCGAAAGATGATAATTTGTCGCCATCAA GGACTGAAAGCCATTCAGCCTCTCATCTAACCGAATGTGACGGGGAACGGACTCCAATGACACATGATACTTTCACTTTCGATCAACATGAGACCGCGTGTAAAGATGAG GCTACTGAAAGCTGTTTGACTTCACAACATCATGAACCACAACCAAGGGTACCGAATACTAATGACGGAAAGCGAACATATGAGCAGAAAAGGAAAGCAACAAAAGAAAAG GGAACATCTTCCATCTTGAGATTTTTTCAAACCAACAGTTGCTCGTCGTCAAGTCAAGAAACAAAATGTTTGTCGACAG GGGCACAAGAAGCATTGGGTATGGAGAGTGAAATTTTGACAGAAAGTCAGAATAAAGTAAGAACAAATTCATGGCGCTACAATGTAGATGAAATCGACCAATCGGTGGTTGAAGAGTTACCACCAGAATTACAGGAAGAATTGCGTACATGGCTTCGGCCTCAGAAGCAAGCAAAACCGAGCACAGTGAAACGAGGTTCTAGTATTGCTCATTATTTCTCCCCTAACAAAAACGAACACACGAATCTTAAGAAATCCTAG